Within Styela clava chromosome 8, kaStyClav1.hap1.2, whole genome shotgun sequence, the genomic segment AACGTCAAAATTTGGTTGTAGCAGCATCAgtcgggccagattaaattacccaacgggcaGGATTTTGCACACAAGCCGtcgtttgcccatgtcagataTAGACCCTATTTTCAGATGTAAatgcatattttaaaaattaatcattCATGTATATTGAATCTACATAATATTTATAagtgaaaaattacaaatatgaGATACAATATGATGAACATTTACTCTTTTTTACTAAAGCATACCAAAAAAATTACTCACCTTTTCAAGCAAACTTCTGGTTCGAACTTTAATTCATCCTGTTTTGAGTTTAACATGAAATGGGTTGCTAGTGGTAAAACTTTTTCCAAAGAATAAGAGATTTTCCACTCAAGTTTTTGATCGAGATATTTGCATGCAATATCTAATATAGgtggtttcaaaataaattccTTTTTCAGTGAAGAATCATCTGAAGGATCGATTGCACCATTTTGACCAATTCTTGTATATTTTTGGGTCTTGGAAAATTCATGAATAATATCAGGATCTGGAAATTTTGCGTCCtgaaaaattgatattattattaGCAAGCTGCAGTAAACAGTTTCTGGTACAATGGTTCCAACCGTTTGAGTGCTTTCGAATTTTTACGATGATTTCaatcaaataattcattttggTCAAATCAGAGCAACACAAAAAGTAAACGAAGCGTAGAAACACCTGGATTTACCTGTAATTTTTGGACCCCTTTGAATAAAGCTACCCAATATGGTGTACATGTCATATTTACTAGAAATAATGCTATTTGACAAAACTGCACACAGAAACCACcataatataataacaaataGTGCAAAAGTTCTATTATTCTCAATTAAATAACATTGACAAGCAACATCAGCAAAGATAACAGAAAAACAAGTCAAAAGAAGCAGTCACCCAAACAAACAAAGGAATTCAAAACAAGATTCGGGCACGCATCAATGCATAATACTTAATTATGTGCCGTTATATGTGCATACTAAATCAATCCAGATACCCATTGTCAAACACATAATGTACAAATGCATCTGCAACAAATTTAACATAATAGCTTAAATACCTGCATTGCAGCTATTCTAATTTTTTCctcaaataaatacattttccTATCTTCTTCATCTTTATGCCACTCACAAATGCATGGtatattgttcatatttttgGAATTTGTACTTTTGATTGAACATGCCATTCCACAGGAATCGCAACCTTCAAGTCGATGGTCTTTTTTAGTGCCTGATATTGAATTAAACTTTATATGTGAAAGCGTTTAGCTCTACTCTACATTCTGTGGTGAGAGATTAATTAACGATGAAACATTTATACATTGATATTTACTACCTTCATGGCCACATGTTGAGCAATGCGCAATTTTCTTTGAAGCTTTACAAACACTGATATTTTTACCAGTTTTTCTCCAACTATCAAATACTTTTAAAGAATCTCGTCCTTGAAAGCTGGAGATCAACTTCATGGCTTGGGCCTGAAAGGGAAAAAAAGCCCTATTAACAATAAATCAATAAGCCTAAAGACTGCacgttacttttattttatcggGAAATCCTAAGGTCATTCGACAATGAGCAAACATTTTCAGCTTTAGGTATATTAGTCTGTTTCATCTAACAACAGGACACAGCAATAGTTGTGGAAAAAAATTAGGGTACCTATTCTTAGGGTAGGGTACATAACCTTAATCTTTCTTGCCCATTTGAATACCAATTTGACTGAAACATAAGCATACACTCAAAGACTATATTCATGCTCAATTTTTTATAGTAAGTTTTTCTAGAAAAGTCATGACTCATGAGCATGAGTATATTTATTGGTTGAAATTTACCTACCGTGCCTACACCTGTCACACCTTTCGggaaataatcacaaccaagtAGCAGACCAAGTGCTATCAAGTCTCGTTGATTCAATGACATATTTTTCTCTATATCATCCATATCATATCGCTCAAAAGGTACTTGCTGAAAATATCATATTGCAAAAACCATTAAAATTCCCAGTAGAAATATCTTAGTCATGAAATAGATGAACATCACCACAAAAATAACATTTACCCAAGTTTCTATGTCCATTTACTCAAGTGCCCCCTAAATAGGTATATTTACTAATATAGTCCAATTCTAAATACCATTAAGATTGTTATGACAGTTTTGgtagaaaaatttcatttgaacaaTATTAACTTTTAAATACCTTTTCAACAGAGAAGTTTTTATAAACAGTTCTAGCACCATACAAAAAACAATCTCCATCAGAAGTGATGACGCCATCAACTAAACCAATTTTGTTTAATGCAGCACATAATGCCTCTGCTTCTCCTTCAGCTTTGATCCATGGTACACCAAGAGAATCAAGTAACACACAGCACTGCAATTAATACAACATAAATTGCTAATAAAGATTTATTTATCCTATTTTATGTGCACCATATATTATTTAGTGCATAAATTCTCAAAAGTGCAATGAAAAAGCAAATTGCTTCCTCAAAAGCATGTTCAGCAATCTTCAGACAGAGCATACCCCATTTCGCATCAGATATGAGCCCATATTATGTGAAACCAGGTTGGCCATTTGAGCATCAAAAAGGGTgcataaataacaataacaccaattttttttacaaaaattattcCATTGAATAGATTAGAAAACACACCTCTTTAAGTTTGAAATTCAGTCTGCTCCGAACACCAGAAGAAATCTTAGAATTGCTTCCACTGTCAAGCAGAAAGATTTGATTAGTAATCAGTAATCCGGTATAATTATCTGACAATTCGTTTTAAGCATCGAAGATAGTGTAACAAGATCATGATTATCCAGTAGGGCTTTGTAGAATCTGATAGATATGTGACTACATAAAATAATGTATATTGCATTTCATATCAGATCACATTGCTAAATGAAGCCTAAACAGACTCTAAGTCAGAGTTTCTTAAACTGGGCACTCTGCAACTCTAAGAGGCCCAGAGTGGTGTTCTGGTGGTCACAAGCAAAAGACCTTTAGCTTTCCgaatgcatggacttggatgaTAGAGGGAGCAGTTATAGACCAGCAGATACATGAGCCACCCTGCGATGGAAAGAGCTCaacaatttctgaatttatCGAATTTTCCTCAAGATCAACAAAAACATAGCATCAATGAGTGCTTGTTCGAAGCTTGTTTAATGAGAAGGCTATGTATTAACTAGTAAATATATCATCGCAAATGTGACTCACTGTCAAAGACTATACCTTGTTCCAAGTCTCTTTGATATTGTTTCCCTTTTCAACTCTGGAGCTTTACCATCCAAAACAAATACAAGATTTATATCAAGTCTCAGGATACTGCTCACACGAAAAAATAGGTTTCTGCAAAAAATTGCTAATTTTATTGGATATCATGCTACAGTGCTAACGAATGTGATACAAACCATGGGGTGTCCTTTAAAAGGTTTATTTGTTTGAGATACAAATTGCACCAATAAAACAGTAATTTATTACTGCATGAAGAATTGTCAACAGAAAATGAATATAGCCTAGGCAATTACTTCGCAATATTCATAGCATTAACTCACCTCAGGTATGGTCGTGTTACATAGCTATGCATTTGCTTTACTCCTTCCGATTCACAAATCCAAGTTGCAAGATCTACTGCTAATGTTTGTCCCTTTATTTGCTCCAGAGTAACATCTTGCTTAACGTCTCTCAAAACTTCCCATAGTTTGGTCACTCCCATTGCAGCATTGCAATAAAACTAAAACGCCAGAACGGTTACCGGTATTGGACTGAACCTATAGCTGTATAGACTAcaaatatctgaaatatattACAGTGTATATTACTTCAGTTTTTCTGTCATTTAAAATGGATTAGGCCTATATTATTGCAGGATAATACAATGAGCTAACAATTGCATATCTTTATATGGTATTCGTGACCACAATTTGTGCGTTTGCTTTGGTTTGCACGGACAAAaccaagtgcagtttcaagtattttgtggagTCTCGAGCtcccgcaaaaccatggcgggatttccaaaccatggccgctatgacCAAACCCACGGCGACTAACTTTTTAGCTGCTACAGTAATGCTGGTAATCAAGTTATTCGTATTCCAATATACAATTTTGTAACTTTTCGTACATGCAAGATGCAAATACAAGCATATGCACATGATCACGGTTGTTAATGCCTACCGGTAAAGTATTACAAATCattcaatcaaatcgtttttattaTCCGTTCAGGAAAAGCAGATAAAGAGATGCGTCTGGTCGTCTTAAATCCATTTTGGAGCTGGACCTGTACATTGTATTCCTACgttgtaccgtaaatatatactactacggttgtACTACACCATATTACTCTGATATTCTCAGCAATTATTCAAccaatgtatttcaaattttcagttattGAGAAAAGAAAGAAGTCGCTAGAAAACAATTAATTTAATTTCGTTTGAAACCCGATAGTCGACCCAAGTTTGGTAACATGCAAAGTCGAAAGTATATTAAGTacaagtataagtttatttcgactccataataagcaatagacgataaaataatagataaaaacaaaaataaaagtaactgataatagaatcgggaaagcgaacaaaacctcgagtaaggtttgaaacgtacagattttagatggaaaggtattgatgaAATAAGTAGTACGTgttaagtataagtataagtttatttcgactccataatcagcaaaacaataaaatgaatgctaaaaataaataaataaaaactgattatgaaatcaggagagcgaacaaaaccttagataaggtttaaaacgtacagaatgtatataagatggaaggttttgccaagaagatgtggtacgtgttcactcacctaaaataattgaaatatttcacacacgctcacacgcacccacacacacaaccatatagaagttattaagtaaagggaacatgaaaaattacatactggtagttaataaaaaataaataaataaaaattacttgccacaccatattaataaatttatcatgattgccactgccaaattgatcaattttataaatgggagtgaacagtaaagataaacttttataaaaaaatatattgtcaagctgattatagatggagtcaaatgccaaaatgcccaaccaaagttgccagaattgggtgcatgaagaggtgggctagaccacttcattgcccaaactagagcctattattgccaaattgtagtccagattgcaataagtatttaaatctatcagtaactttataagtatgagtaattataattaattaaggtagaaagacagggtataggaatatgttggttgctaaggttataaggttttttttttcattcttagatattgacttctgcaaggataaaggaattaggaataaaggaattagtattgttatttcacaggatcatttcttcatttaattattatgGCGTAATAGGttcaagtttatcgtggatgagacatcagcctgcgaattttgttgttgtagacaccatttatattcaataaactagccattgtattgatcatcacagaacgacctgaaaaacagaaaacaaatctgcgagtaggatattcaagggttacatatttggaaacagcactaccctacacttttgtttagaattaattattatttcgagtagatattgattattagttatctatctataaaacgctagttcaaagaccagagttgaaatatggttgggacacagggtgaattcctcgcaaaccatgcagaaactctcaaaccacactgaccattcgtatgttggccttcacatcaacttcacagcagaacctcaacctaggataaaattttgtatacacacaaaacaaatcatagaataccacaacaaattaaaatgaaggggagaatccaatatatctccactggtcgcctaattacaataataggtacaggagctaaactatacggtctacaaccctcataaggtatcacaccacccatatagaaacaaagatcatgcatgtgtaatgtcaaaaatccaacgttaagcaaaaagggaacatgcgcatgcagatgtcagagtgtaaacagccatttgaaaaataaataatttgctgtgcatgctacagaacccgacacaccaacaatagatgtagaacaggtggagagagattaactgccggctcaacaacaatcagcagctgcaggagcaatagcaatattgtagctgtttaatattttcatgaaaataagtatgtgcaagtgaagagtgtcccaactttctatcatggtcattcatgaaggttcaatattttttgtgtccgagctatcaaaacgttgtagctaatTTCATACGAAagagtatatatatcagtgtggttatgggaaaataacttttaatatttggataccaagtacgacttaacttgtttctgaaatgattttttggattttaatgacttcaaattcaaggggagAGAGTTCCATAGCTTAGGTCCATTATAGCATAGGGCATGCTggctcacagatttactcataaacggtataaataaattggaattacttCTTCGATTGGAGGTGGTTTTGGTTAGTATGTCGTCAAAGCAGTTTGACAATGAGTTgtcatgaaaatcataaactaatgataatacttcaaatttcattatgtcttcaaccttgagtatatttagcgatttatagaaatgatttacgctttcacgtttacttttcctaaagacaattcttaaaaaattattacaaatgctttgcaatttcgagacaagtgttttattaccatggagccagactgagctacaatatcggatatgacttagtagtagagattgaaacattgctagtaaagctgattgattaacgcactgggatactttagcagcaactgccaagttcctttttgttttaccaataacatgcaacatttgtgatttccatgatagattttcatcaaagataactcctagaaattttatttctttcactctttcaatttcattgtcattgagcagtagtggttttgaacaactcacacttttatgcttgcttgggtggaataatacaaatttagttttgttagcattaagagataatttgttaaccaacatccagctatgaatgttggttagttcttggtttgcaactgtgagtagatcttcaaggtttttcccatgaagaatcaagtcagtgtcatcagcaaacatgatcgactcagaggatttcagacacctggacatgtcattaatgtaagctagaaaaaataatgggccaagtaaagatccttgtggaactccgtgcttcatgacacaaatatttgtagagaatgagttgtcatattgcacaatttgtttcctgtcttgcaggtagctcctgatccaattgaatgggacgcctctaattccatagtgatagagcttacttaaaaggatggaatggtcaatggtgtcgaaagcttttgaaatatcaagaaatattccaattgcatgttgtttgctttcaaaggccttggtcagtttgtgtaccaaaacattagcagccatagcagtggagtgatgcttgcggaaaccaaattgatgagagtggaaaacattgttagtttcaaagaagtttgacattctactatacattattttctcaagaatcttagaaaatgatggtaaaagactaataggtctataatttccaagatctgaaacactaccctttttaaatagaggaagaactttagatgtcttgaagctttcaatgaataacccactagatagtgaaagattaaatatatatgtcaggatgtcaatgatatgttctggaacgtgtttcaatactttgaatggaataccatcaattccaaaacttgacttgggcttcatttcgcgtataatattttttatttctaatgatgtagttggccttaaaaacatggatgaggattcttgctttccaagatatgaaatgtaatttttgtcacagccagctggttgtggcatacagtcgagcagggtttgtgccacttgggaaaagtgttcattaaatttatttgcaatttgtgtattactgcaatcgagtccaatcaaaggacaagaacctgttttatttttaccaataagttcattaattgttttccataCTGCCTTGATGTTACCTTTGTGAGaggcaaatttagatttgtaataatttgatttctttttgtagagcaatcgagtataaaggttcctgcattcattgaactgtaatttgtgcttgtcatttatgtttttattgtttattaatttcttataaagtttttgtttgactttgtttagtttacgtaactcagtatcataccaaggtttgtttgatctgtttgtttgttttttgtaaggaaaagattgagagtaagcagtagagaatttttcaaaaaatttttcaaagcaagtgttgggatcctggatgctgctgaagtcatcaatatcaatagaattcagttcgttcataaaagtattcaagttggacgaagtaaactggcggtaaagcgtttcaattctgttctgaatttgcttttctagaagagagcattgtacaattggcagatgatcagaaacacattctgctaaaacagcactattaacttttttatcatatacgtttgtccaaatgtggtctatacaggtagcagaacttgaagttatcctggtggggcagtttatcagagaataataggccaggttgtgcataatatcaacaaataggctggtattcatattggactcatcaataagattatagttgaagtcacccattatataattataattcaacttgttcatctttgagagaacttgggacaagagattccgaaagttagcattgttcaattcatcagttagtggtgatctataaatagtaccgcaggttattgttttattttccaataatatGTCAATAAATATAGATTCGAAAACCTTTTCACACATTATAGTAATATCCTtgcggacaatgtatttcaaatcatttcgaatgTAGAGACCAACACCACCACCTCGGTGATGAAATCTACTGTTAGTGATAAAAACATAGCCATCCAATGTATTGAAATGGCCATTTGTACcagatacaatccatgtttcatttacagcaattacatgcggcttacaattcagtgaattcactagtgcttcaaattttgtgtagTTTTTGAAAGAGGCTAAAGATCTGATATTGAGTGAAAGAGTCATGAAACCACTTAGTTTAAAACTATCATTGAATTTGAGATCATTGACATCACTAGAGCAAATATACTGATTTGAGCTGTTGTACATGAAAACACTGTTTATGTtgttgaattcatcattgtcagtATTGGCTGACTCAAGAAACATTTGGTTTAGGTATTCAGGATCAAGAATTTTAGTAAGTGCCTGGGCTTCAGCTTTTTCTGAATGAAGGGAAGTACATGATTCTAATAATTCAGAATCAGAGAGAGAAGAGAATGGTATGCAATCTTTTTCACAAAAGAAACAGCACCAAGGCAGATCATCAGCTTCAGATTGCAGGTTTTCATACTGCTGGTTAGAGATATTGGTgcattttaaatgtatccaaTGTGAGCAAATGTTGCAAAGAATAGCTTTCTGATTAGTTCGGActgatttgtggcaatttctacagggatattttaaattatgtttcatGGTGGTGGCAaagtaatgaaataaaaaaataaaaaaagtatagTGAAGtaagacaaaatctaaaatacaaaGCTTGAATACAAAGTTTCCAGGTGCAGAACTTATGGTTAAATAAGTACTAGCCTAATTAGCATAAGGAAAATAAGGGTGAAAATAAATTgagttaaattaaattatattatcaaCCCTGTGCTAAAGGCCACCACTATACCAATGAGACCAAGTTGCAAACAGTGTGCCTATTTGCTAGGTCCCATTGGGCGAGCAGCAGCCCTGGAGTACAGGGGACGAGAGAGAGTAGTGATATCATTCAAACAAGATATAACTCGCCTTCTGTCCAAGTAAGCGTATATAGTCCCATTCATTGTCGACACCTTATGCTTCCCGAATGCTTCCTTGGCAGCGGCGAGGAGCTTGAGCCTATTCCGGGTCAAGGACTCCGTGATGGACAAACCGCTGCCTTTTAGATCTTTCTTCCTaccatatattaaattttttgtcgatcttcggacaaatttaataatgatGGGGTTCTTCGGGGACTTGGATCGCAATTTATGGGTTATATCAATATCCGTGTTAACAATAGGCTGGTCAAGATTGAAGTTATTGTTCAGGGTGTTAACAACAAAGTCTTCAAACTTGTAGTACTCAGATTCTGGAACAGATTTGCAGCCATGAAGAACAACACAGTTCCTCCGGCTGTACTGTTCCTGATCATCTTGCTGTTTTTCACATAACTCCAGTCTTTTTATAATCTCCTCGATCTTAAGAGAGATTTGAGCCACATCATGCTGGAACTTCTTAACAGCTTCAGACTTGCTGCCATGGTCTTCAGTGGCAGACAGCTCATCTGAGCGTTGCATGAGCGCTTTTTGGTTGGCCTGGAGGGATGTAACAGCAGCCAGAATCTGGTTATGAACTTCGGTATTCATATTGATTTTCCGTGGAGTTTCGAGTTGAACAGGTAATTATTTCAGCAGAATCCAATGTAGTATTATGATCAGAAAGGTATATTCCGTTTGTTGATATAATCGAAGGTAGCAGGCTTTAGTACTTAAGTTAACCAAAGATTAAACTATCATCTGCaaacttaatcaaatagcgaataatcgCTCACCCTAAGTAGAGTCTAAGAACAATGATGAAAGAGTTGCAAGTGATCATTGACAAGCTAAAAGGCTCATAACGTACAGGGCATTAGAAACAGGGAGGTCGCATTAGGAATGAAGCGTTACCAGCATTGAGAGCGCGTTATCAGCTCAGTATGTGCAATACGTGGTCGCGATCATTGAGCTCAATGATTCTTCGCCGTCTTGTGGCGTCGACAGCGCCATCTTATTATAATTTAACAATCGGAGATTCGCCAAGCCTTACAGCAAAAGAAATTGTAAAATACACGATACCTATATTTTTGTGtggatatttcatatttatttttctttgcaaTTGTATACCGATACCTGGATATCTTTATGTATCTTAGTTACTTAAAGAAAATAAATGGCAGATACGGAAACATGGATAAAAATGTGATGGAAACGTgattaaaaaatacagaaatatacaACTGGCAGAATGCAAAAATGGAAGATTTTCAAGTGAATTATACACGCAAGCATGAAGTTAAGTTCAAACAAAATTAAGCTTGTACTAATCTTTTTATAAACAGGACTGGTTGTGCATAATTTCAACTACACTGTTGTATAATAtttgcaagtgcagtttcaagtattttgtggcgtctacagctgccgcaaaaccatggcgggatttccaaaccacggCCACTAAGAccaaacccacggcgactgactttttagctgccacaaaccaatagcgagctgccgtggttacggcagcaaatcgaataccaccaattttactgccgtaaccacggcaggtcggctgtaatagcagggctgcccctaatctgctgatggtgataaatatttggTGAGTTGGaatgtttttcttatggatacagtttggatgtatttggggttagggttagagtttaagtagatataatttcgcatgataaactaaaatatggtacatgaatttgtaaatataccggtaatagcgccataaaaccatggcaggaGACGGCGTggtacgttcgtggcaggagctgccatgaagtggtaagaactgcgcctcaaTATTTGAGAACTCACAATCGTTCTTACAGTTTTGTAGCTGTGTCTGTGTGGACGTTTTACTAAAACCTTCGGTCGATATTACAGATAGCTGGATAGTACAATCAGATGATAATCACTGCATAGCCTATATTTTTGATGTGACATGCATTCATACTTTATTCTAGAAATTTTCTCGATTCTTGATTTACATTTATTCgggaatttttttcaatatttgttcaCATGCCACCTCGATTATCACACACAGCAGCTACTCAGTTCacagtttaattttaaaatgaatcgCATGTAATGGGATTACAAAATGAAATGTCTGAGTAAAGACCACCATCAATATTTATGTTAATCTGTTAaggtttgtgatttttttttttctttggtgGTTGAAATTGTTTGATATGTTTTAAACTTAATATTAGATTATGTTTGTATGTGCACTTCCCAGGTCCTCTGCCCTCATCTTCTGGAttttggtattttgtgaataaattgaaataaaatctttCTATCAATCATTTACCCAAAATTGGAATTGAAatacaaataattcaaattcGCTTGTgtatagaaaaaaattaaaaaaaaataaataatgaattccACTGTAATTCAATTAGAACAATAGTTAGAATTAATTGTAATCTGTGCCTAGATTCTAAATTTCTGAAATTGGAGTGCCAATTCTGGAAATGAATTTcatgtttcattatttatttgtagGAGAGGAAAATCCATTAGACACCTAATCTTATCAAAAACCAGGCAGCAAGCGAGAGAAAACTTTGTAAATAATGACATAGCTCTGTATAGCTACATTTATTATCTGTATGTATATGATTGGAAATTATAGATATGAGCATTTAAGGATAGTATTCACACCAGAGTTTGAAATCATCATGGTTGACCAGTCTGTTGACATAAATTAAAACACCATACTAACACAGGCTgataaataatgaatatttaacCTACATGGGaaaggaaatattattttaataaggcaatagaaaaacattcaaaataaagaGAAATATAGGGAAAGGCAACGCACTAAAAATATCTTATTATTTCGGTTTTTCTAGCTTATTTATATCTGTAATGATCTAGTCTTCATTGGTTTTGATTGTTCCAGTAAGATGTCTGAAATGGTTCTGAAGAAGGAGTTCGTCACTGGAAATTCCACCAAAGTTACTGCTGGGACGTTCAACACAAATCAACAGTTGGAGCAGTTCTTGATTCTTGCTAAAACTGCCAAAGGTTCAGCTTTGAAAGAATTGATTAAGCAAGCAATGGAAGCAAGAGATGTTTATTTCTTTGGTGAATTACTTGAAATCCCTGCAATTCAGGCTTTGGAGCAAGATCCAACAGCGCAGACATACTTTTCACTGCttaaaatttttgcatatggCATATTTAAAGACTATCTGGCTGATAAAGATACATTACCAGAATTAACACCTATGATGACAGATAAATTAAGGCATTTGACTGTCGCAACATTGGctacaaaattcaaatatcttcCTTATTCGACTCTTCTTGAAGAACTAGCTATGTCGAATACAAGACAGCTTGAAGATTTACTGATTTCTGCAATCTACTCCAACGTAATTCGTGGCAAACTTGATCAACAGAATTCTCGTCTTGAAGTTGACTGGACAATTGGACGTGATATTCGACCAGCTGATTTGGATAATATAACAATGACATTGGAATCATGGTGCAATGCGTGTGGTACTATGTTACAAGGAATTCAGACTCAAGTAAaatcttcaaatatatttttagaagaagatcaaaaaagaaaacaacagaTTGAACAAGAAGTAACAAATataagaaaaactatcaaagcTGCATCAGGACAGCAAGAAATGGAACTTACTTCGAGTGACAAAAATTTGTCATCCCACCCAATGCCATCTGCAGGGGTTGAAAACAAACCTAAAAAGTCTA encodes:
- the LOC120345749 gene encoding flap endonuclease GEN homolog 1-like isoform X1, whose amino-acid sequence is MGVTKLWEVLRDVKQDVTLEQIKGQTLAVDLATWICESEGVKQMHSYVTRPYLRNLFFRVSSILRLDINLVFVLDGKAPELKRETISKRLGTSGSNSKISSGVRSRLNFKLKECCVLLDSLGVPWIKAEGEAEALCAALNKIGLVDGVITSDGDCFLYGARTVYKNFSVEKQVPFERYDMDDIEKNMSLNQRDLIALGLLLGCDYFPKGVTGVGTAQAMKLISSFQGRDSLKVFDSWRKTGKNISVCKASKKIAHCSTCGHEGTKKDHRLEGCDSCGMACSIKSTNSKNMNNIPCICEWHKDEEDRKMYLFEEKIRIAAMQDAKFPDPDIIHEFSKTQKYTRIGQNGAIDPSDDSSLKKEFILKPPILDIACKYLDQKLEWKISYSLEKVLPLATHFMLNSKQDELKFEPEVCLKSIVKTRVKDRIQSLEVEWNLTKKVDLEIESEISLITLESEEKIRKVYPHIVDAFYKKVNQEKEDKKKMKAETRKLERKKQKGSPKKSKPPEANSSKMTDYFKAKKTRIERKTDQLPQTSKGEKKSSGKEQGRTNVQDLELSLACLSLSKEANYKEKCEVRSKCIMSESVDNSKKSSFELPNAKSVKEVNLPVIVFSSDSDSSDCELDTVIEQFRKTKLEKDCKTEKFELCKEQGAVKGSVHSKDLDPENKPSMHSITDITNAARGYECGAVCNNDITFGNELDFSLGCSFLNSPVASKINKGDHLICDSVQPSTSKDNLSPDKENAKNITPEKHRQSKFTVMEDSPVFMTLMQRIKSKKS
- the LOC120345749 gene encoding flap endonuclease GEN homolog 1-like isoform X2, producing the protein MGVTKLWEVLRDVKQDVTLEQIKGQTLAVDLATWICESEGVKQMHSYVTRPYLRNLFFRVSSILRLDINLVFVLDGKAPELKRETISKRLGTSGSNSKISSGVRSRLNFKLKECCVLLDSLGVPWIKAEGEAEALCAALNKIGLVDGVITSDGDCFLYGARTVYKNFSVEKQVPFERYDMDDIEKNMSLNQRDLIALGLLLGCDYFPKGVTGVGTAQAMKLISSFQGRDSLKVFDSWRKTGKNISVCKASKKIAHCSTCGHEGTKKDHRLEGCDSCGMACSIKSTNSKNMNNIPCICEWHKDEEDRKMYLFEEKIRIAAMQDAKFPDPDIIHEFSKTQKYTRIGQNGAIDPSDDSSLKKEFILKPPILDIACKYLDQKLEWKISYSLEKVLPLATHFMLNSKQDELKFEPEVCLKSIVKTRVKDRIQSLEVEWNLTKKVDLEIESEISLITLESEEKIRKVYPHIVDAFYKKVNQEKEDKKKMKAETRKLERKKQKGSPKKSKPPEANSSKMTDYFKAKKTRIERKTDQLPQTSKGRTNVQDLELSLACLSLSKEANYKEKCEVRSKCIMSESVDNSKKSSFELPNAKSVKEVNLPVIVFSSDSDSSDCELDTVIEQFRKTKLEKDCKTEKFELCKEQGAVKGSVHSKDLDPENKPSMHSITDITNAARGYECGAVCNNDITFGNELDFSLGCSFLNSPVASKINKGDHLICDSVQPSTSKDNLSPDKENAKNITPEKHRQSKFTVMEDSPVFMTLMQRIKSKKS
- the LOC120345315 gene encoding COP9 signalosome complex subunit 7b-like, producing the protein MSEMVLKKEFVTGNSTKVTAGTFNTNQQLEQFLILAKTAKGSALKELIKQAMEARDVYFFGELLEIPAIQALEQDPTAQTYFSLLKIFAYGIFKDYLADKDTLPELTPMMTDKLRHLTVATLATKFKYLPYSTLLEELAMSNTRQLEDLLISAIYSNVIRGKLDQQNSRLEVDWTIGRDIRPADLDNITMTLESWCNACGTMLQGIQTQVKSSNIFLEEDQKRKQQIEQEVTNIRKTIKAASGQQEMELTSSDKNLSSHPMPSAGVENKPKKSKVKGLRGSQAVNKLWSSKN